Proteins encoded by one window of Methermicoccus shengliensis DSM 18856:
- a CDS encoding potassium channel family protein: MNKGIDYCPKSVKELLIDMKDTSELMVDLSFAAVIYEDWDIAQEVMSLEEKMEKLEYHMWIAAMLSARNLETARELAGVLRAAYSAMKISSAAADIANIVLRDMQIPLELKLDLRQAEETVVRVKLSEDSVMCGKSLEELELEAETGMWVIAIRRGSQWIYNPGHEVVLKPQDVLFARGHDEGVPHFVEMATGKKYESTRLKPSTVIDDLSIAVDIIVEMKNISELSVGLAYFALLYNEEEIAKEVEFLEEKMDDMKFDLQRWVLQTARRIDDVGKLRGLLHLASSSELVSDAALDMANVVLRGMVPSRLLQLAVRDSEEIITQVVVEEGSQADGRSLGELRLGTETGMYVLAIRRRGWWIYDPSASTVLRAGDRLIARGTITGEEHLRELCSSPQSSDVQ, from the coding sequence ATGAACAAAGGCATAGACTACTGTCCCAAGAGTGTGAAGGAGCTTCTCATCGATATGAAGGACACCTCGGAGCTCATGGTGGATCTATCCTTTGCTGCGGTGATCTATGAGGACTGGGACATCGCACAGGAGGTCATGAGCCTCGAGGAGAAGATGGAGAAGCTGGAGTACCATATGTGGATAGCCGCCATGCTGTCTGCCCGCAACCTCGAGACTGCGAGAGAGCTGGCGGGCGTGCTCAGAGCTGCCTACTCTGCCATGAAGATATCCTCTGCGGCCGCGGACATCGCCAACATCGTGCTTCGGGACATGCAGATTCCGCTGGAGCTCAAGCTCGACCTTCGGCAGGCAGAGGAAACGGTGGTCAGGGTGAAGCTCTCCGAGGATTCGGTGATGTGTGGAAAGAGCTTAGAGGAGCTCGAGCTTGAGGCCGAGACAGGGATGTGGGTGATTGCCATCCGCAGGGGCAGCCAGTGGATATACAACCCCGGGCACGAGGTGGTGCTAAAGCCACAGGACGTGCTCTTTGCGAGGGGGCACGACGAGGGTGTGCCCCACTTCGTGGAGATGGCCACGGGCAAGAAGTACGAGTCCACGAGGCTCAAGCCGTCCACGGTGATAGATGACCTGAGCATCGCAGTGGACATCATCGTGGAGATGAAGAACATCTCTGAGCTCTCGGTGGGACTTGCCTACTTTGCCCTCCTGTACAACGAGGAGGAGATCGCAAAGGAGGTGGAGTTCTTAGAGGAAAAGATGGATGACATGAAATTCGACCTGCAGAGGTGGGTGCTTCAGACTGCGAGAAGAATAGACGATGTGGGAAAGCTCAGGGGGCTATTGCATCTTGCAAGCTCCTCTGAGCTCGTGTCAGATGCGGCGCTGGACATGGCAAACGTGGTGCTGCGGGGAATGGTTCCCAGCAGGCTTTTGCAGCTTGCGGTCAGGGACTCCGAGGAGATTATCACGCAGGTGGTCGTGGAAGAGGGCTCACAGGCGGATGGCAGGTCGTTGGGAGAGCTCAGGCTTGGCACTGAGACGGGCATGTACGTGCTGGCGATACGCAGGAGGGGGTGGTGGATATACGACCCGAGTGCGAGCACCGTGCTCAGGGCTGGAGATAGGCTGATTGCGAGGGGCACCATCACGGGTGAGGAGCACCTGAGGGAGCTGTGCTCCAGCCCGCAGAGCAGTGATGTGCAATGA
- a CDS encoding type II glyceraldehyde-3-phosphate dehydrogenase, with the protein MSKVKVAINGYGTIGKRVADAVSLQDDMEVVGVSKTRPNFEARFAKKRKYPLYAPNERIEAFEKAGLEVEGDVRAMCEAADVVVDCTPGGVGEQYKDMYIDAGCKAIWQGGEKHDIAGFSFNALSNYSHAIGRDAVRVVSCNTTALCRLLYLLDGAYGIKKTRVVLMRRGTDPGDAKKGPINAIVPNPITLPSHHGPDVNTVIPHIPITTLAAKLSTTLMHMHAVNVELESSPSREEVAELLSSEPRMLLIGSDVGSTAEVIEMARDAGRPRNDVWENVIWEDSITVENGELYLFQGVHQESIVIPENIDAIRAMCELERDAAASMKKTNGAMGIGVL; encoded by the coding sequence ATGTCCAAGGTCAAGGTCGCAATAAATGGGTATGGAACGATAGGAAAGCGCGTTGCAGACGCCGTGAGCCTTCAGGACGATATGGAGGTGGTGGGCGTTTCCAAGACGCGCCCCAACTTCGAGGCAAGGTTCGCCAAGAAGAGGAAGTACCCACTGTATGCCCCCAATGAACGCATCGAGGCGTTCGAGAAGGCAGGACTCGAGGTGGAGGGGGACGTGCGGGCGATGTGCGAGGCTGCAGATGTCGTGGTTGACTGCACACCGGGCGGTGTGGGTGAGCAGTACAAGGACATGTATATCGATGCGGGATGCAAGGCCATCTGGCAGGGAGGAGAGAAGCACGATATTGCGGGCTTCTCCTTCAACGCCCTCAGCAACTACTCACATGCCATCGGAAGGGACGCTGTGAGGGTGGTATCGTGCAACACCACTGCCCTGTGCAGACTGCTATACCTGCTGGACGGTGCATATGGCATAAAGAAGACGAGGGTCGTGCTGATGAGGAGGGGGACCGACCCGGGAGATGCAAAGAAGGGCCCCATCAACGCCATTGTGCCCAACCCCATTACACTGCCCTCCCATCATGGCCCAGACGTGAACACAGTCATCCCTCACATACCCATAACCACACTGGCTGCAAAGCTCTCCACCACGCTGATGCACATGCATGCAGTCAACGTGGAGCTTGAGAGCTCCCCATCCCGAGAGGAGGTGGCAGAGCTGCTCTCGAGCGAGCCCAGAATGCTGCTCATCGGCTCCGATGTGGGTTCCACTGCCGAGGTCATAGAGATGGCGAGGGACGCAGGAAGACCCAGAAATGATGTGTGGGAGAACGTGATATGGGAGGACTCCATCACCGTGGAGAATGGGGAGCTATACCTGTTTCAGGGAGTGCATCAGGAGTCCATCGTGATACCCGAGAACATCGACGCCATACGGGCGATGTGCGAGCTGGAGCGTGATGCGGCAGCCTCCATGAAGAAGACCAACGGGGCGATGGGCATCGGGGTGCTGTGA
- a CDS encoding beta-CASP ribonuclease aCPSF1, whose amino-acid sequence MGSVEDVLKELRERIENTLPEDISITDLQFEGHELVLYTPDPRKFADKGDLVRTLAREVRKRIVVRPDPKVLADPEEAKRVILSTVPEDAGITDFHFDADTGVVIIETEKPGAVIGKHGSTLREITRQIGWIPTAVRTPPIESITVKNIRKFLRDKKDERKDILRRIGRKIHRPISDEKEKWVRITALGGFREVGRSCSLLSTQDSKVLVDCGVSVSMEEGGTPYLQMPEATPLSEIDAVVLTHAHLDHSGLVPLLFKYGFEGAVYCTPPTRDLMALLQMDYIEVASREGRTIPYESDLIRKMLKHTITLSYGEVTDIAPDIKLTFHNAGHILGSSICHFHIGDGRHNVVFSGDFKFEKTRLFDPAVHKFPRAETLVIEATYGGSGDVQPPRREAERRLIELVKTTIERGGSVLIPAFAVGRSQEVMLVLEEAIRKGRLQDIPVYLDGMIWEATAIHTTHPEYLNNELREMIFRRGQNPFLNECFVRVDSRQTRSEIIDEMHPSVILATSGMLNGGPVMEYLRAMAPNEKNTLVFVGYQAEGTMGRRIQKGWSEIPFSTGNGRTETIGLRMQVETVDGFSGHSDRGQLMSFVQRMYPRPSLVLTNHGDEKCCVDLASSIYKKLKISTKSPMNLETVRLE is encoded by the coding sequence ATGGGCTCTGTAGAAGATGTGCTAAAAGAACTGAGAGAGCGGATAGAAAATACACTTCCGGAGGATATCAGCATCACCGACCTTCAGTTCGAGGGGCACGAGCTGGTGCTCTACACGCCAGACCCAAGAAAGTTTGCAGACAAGGGAGACCTCGTGCGCACCCTTGCACGCGAGGTCAGGAAGAGGATTGTGGTGCGGCCAGACCCCAAGGTGCTCGCGGACCCAGAGGAGGCCAAAAGAGTCATTCTGAGCACCGTACCCGAGGATGCGGGCATCACCGATTTTCACTTTGATGCAGACACGGGCGTGGTGATCATCGAGACCGAAAAGCCCGGGGCAGTGATAGGCAAGCACGGCAGCACACTCCGGGAGATTACAAGGCAGATAGGGTGGATACCCACTGCGGTCAGAACACCCCCAATCGAGTCCATCACCGTAAAGAACATCCGAAAGTTCCTCAGGGACAAGAAGGACGAGCGCAAGGACATTCTGAGAAGGATTGGAAGAAAGATACACAGGCCCATATCTGACGAAAAAGAGAAGTGGGTGCGCATCACGGCTTTGGGGGGCTTTAGAGAGGTCGGAAGAAGCTGCAGCCTGCTCTCCACGCAGGACAGCAAGGTGCTGGTGGACTGTGGGGTGAGTGTGAGCATGGAGGAGGGGGGAACACCCTATCTTCAGATGCCCGAGGCCACACCCTTAAGCGAGATTGATGCTGTGGTACTCACCCATGCCCATCTCGACCACTCTGGGCTGGTGCCCCTGTTGTTCAAGTATGGCTTCGAGGGGGCGGTGTACTGCACACCGCCTACCCGAGACCTCATGGCGCTGCTTCAGATGGACTACATAGAGGTGGCGAGCAGAGAGGGCAGAACGATTCCCTATGAGTCCGATTTGATAAGGAAGATGCTCAAGCACACCATCACCCTGAGCTATGGAGAGGTGACGGACATCGCCCCGGACATCAAGCTCACGTTCCACAACGCTGGTCACATCCTGGGCTCCTCCATATGTCACTTCCACATAGGCGATGGAAGGCACAACGTGGTGTTCAGCGGGGACTTCAAGTTCGAAAAGACGAGGTTGTTTGACCCAGCTGTGCACAAGTTTCCAAGGGCCGAGACGCTCGTCATAGAGGCGACGTATGGGGGGAGTGGCGATGTGCAGCCCCCGCGAAGGGAGGCAGAGCGCAGGCTCATCGAGCTCGTGAAGACCACGATTGAGAGAGGTGGGAGCGTTCTCATACCTGCCTTTGCGGTGGGAAGGAGTCAGGAGGTCATGCTGGTGCTGGAGGAGGCAATCCGGAAGGGCAGGCTTCAGGACATCCCCGTCTATCTGGATGGTATGATATGGGAGGCCACTGCCATCCATACCACGCATCCTGAGTACCTCAACAACGAGCTCAGGGAGATGATTTTCAGGAGGGGCCAGAACCCATTTTTGAACGAGTGCTTCGTGCGCGTTGACTCGAGACAGACGAGAAGCGAGATAATAGACGAGATGCACCCTTCGGTAATACTCGCCACCTCTGGAATGCTAAATGGTGGACCTGTGATGGAGTACCTCAGGGCAATGGCACCCAATGAGAAAAACACCCTCGTGTTTGTGGGCTATCAGGCAGAGGGCACGATGGGAAGGCGCATACAGAAAGGATGGAGCGAGATACCGTTCTCCACGGGGAATGGCAGAACTGAGACCATCGGGCTTAGGATGCAGGTGGAGACCGTGGATGGCTTTTCGGGCCACTCGGATAGAGGTCAGCTCATGAGTTTTGTCCAGAGGATGTATCCAAGACCCAGCCTGGTGCTCACCAACCATGGTGATGAGAAGTGCTGCGTTGACCTTGCCTCCTCAATCTACAAGAAGCTCAAGATATCCACAAAGTCCCCCATGAACTTAGAGACCGTGCGGCTTGAGTGA
- a CDS encoding cysteine-rich small domain-containing protein has translation MEEGDDHSCEYYPCHFEGQVCDFCYCPFYPCEDYELGFWVIGRKGNVVWSCIDCHLLHIREVAEYYRAHPHVSLPELKALATTLSLVYVGNKSGRTGRG, from the coding sequence ATGGAAGAGGGTGATGACCACAGCTGTGAGTACTACCCATGCCATTTTGAGGGGCAGGTGTGCGACTTTTGTTACTGCCCTTTCTATCCATGCGAGGACTACGAGCTGGGCTTTTGGGTGATAGGCAGGAAGGGCAACGTGGTGTGGAGCTGCATTGACTGCCACCTTCTGCACATCAGGGAGGTGGCAGAGTACTACAGGGCCCATCCCCATGTAAGCCTGCCAGAGCTAAAGGCACTCGCCACCACGCTCTCGCTGGTGTATGTTGGAAACAAGAGCGGAAGGACAGGGCGCGGGTGA
- a CDS encoding ferredoxin-thioredoxin reductase catalytic domain-containing protein, producing the protein MGYVDYGEVIRPYEKLKKDAEAAGYHLHPNEEVVLDIVEGLVKNTERYGHPSCPCRLASGEYEKDVRRKGGRGGVIWYGACISSVEVQGVRLSVRSGCTTQCMSHLQGEGQVGEAHLTLHFLLFSM; encoded by the coding sequence ATGGGCTATGTTGATTACGGAGAGGTCATCAGGCCGTATGAAAAGCTCAAAAAGGATGCTGAGGCTGCGGGCTATCATTTACACCCCAACGAGGAGGTCGTGCTGGACATAGTGGAGGGACTCGTGAAGAACACCGAGAGGTATGGCCATCCTTCATGCCCCTGCAGGCTTGCCTCTGGAGAGTATGAGAAAGATGTAAGGAGAAAAGGGGGAAGAGGTGGTGTTATCTGGTATGGAGCTTGCATATCCAGTGTGGAGGTGCAGGGTGTGCGGCTATCTGTGCGCTCGGGATGCACCACCCAGTGTATGTCCCATCTGCAAGGCGAGGGACAGGTGGGAGAGGCTCATCTGACCCTTCATTTTCTGCTCTTTTCTATGTAG
- the larA gene encoding nickel-dependent lactate racemase yields MRTVELPYGEGTLCMRCPSSIEVVSPLQSAHRDIHVQTRRALSHPIGSQPLFEVVRRGDSVAVLIPDATRSCPTRTMLSSVMEELERAGAGCITCVACLGIHRKMTHDEVVAAVGDMECIQHDPDRCTRVGITSRGTPVELFDEVLEHDRVIALGRIDYHYYAGYSGGYKALLPGIASRTSIVSNHSMMLESGAQAGRLDGPVRADIDELSRIRPLDFLVNVVGDVGSVVAGHGIFAHREGCRLLDSTARIKVPKADILVVSAGGHPKDINLFQAHKAMEHAKGALREGGVMILVARCPEGLGNAVFESWARRGYTPEEAIRAFWEVGFEMGAHKLARLAMLARTFRLYLVSELSEKTAMSCFFTPFATLDEALESARAAVHKNDPRVLVVRSASVLLDGV; encoded by the coding sequence ATGAGGACGGTGGAGCTGCCATATGGGGAGGGCACCCTTTGCATGCGGTGCCCCTCGAGCATCGAGGTGGTGAGCCCCCTCCAGAGCGCCCATCGGGATATTCATGTGCAGACGAGAAGAGCACTCTCACATCCAATCGGCTCTCAGCCCCTCTTTGAGGTCGTGAGAAGGGGGGATAGCGTGGCAGTGCTCATTCCAGATGCCACGAGAAGCTGCCCCACACGCACGATGCTTTCCTCTGTCATGGAGGAGCTTGAGAGGGCTGGGGCTGGCTGCATAACGTGCGTGGCGTGTCTTGGGATTCACAGAAAAATGACGCACGATGAGGTTGTGGCGGCAGTGGGAGACATGGAGTGCATTCAGCACGACCCCGACCGGTGCACTCGTGTGGGCATCACATCGCGTGGAACACCCGTGGAGCTATTCGACGAGGTGCTCGAGCACGACAGAGTGATTGCCCTCGGACGGATAGACTATCACTACTATGCTGGCTACAGTGGGGGATACAAGGCACTCCTTCCGGGCATCGCATCGAGGACGAGCATTGTGAGCAACCACTCGATGATGCTCGAGAGCGGGGCACAGGCTGGAAGGCTCGATGGTCCCGTGAGGGCAGACATCGACGAGCTATCCCGCATCCGACCGCTGGATTTTCTGGTGAACGTCGTGGGTGATGTGGGCAGTGTGGTGGCAGGGCACGGCATTTTCGCCCATAGGGAGGGGTGCAGGCTGCTTGACAGCACCGCCAGAATAAAGGTGCCCAAGGCCGACATCCTGGTGGTGAGTGCGGGGGGGCATCCAAAGGACATCAACCTGTTTCAGGCACACAAAGCGATGGAGCATGCCAAGGGAGCGCTGAGGGAAGGGGGTGTGATGATACTGGTGGCACGGTGTCCAGAGGGGCTTGGAAATGCCGTGTTCGAGAGCTGGGCGAGGAGGGGATACACCCCGGAGGAGGCCATCCGTGCCTTTTGGGAAGTGGGGTTTGAGATGGGCGCCCACAAGCTCGCAAGGCTCGCAATGCTCGCCCGTACCTTCAGGCTCTATCTCGTCTCCGAACTCTCTGAAAAAACGGCAATGTCGTGCTTTTTTACACCCTTTGCAACACTGGACGAGGCATTGGAGAGCGCACGTGCCGCAGTGCACAAGAATGACCCGAGGGTGCTCGTGGTGAGGAGTGCAAGCGTGCTGCTCGATGGGGTGTAA
- a CDS encoding signal recognition particle protein Srp54 has protein sequence MMLEKLSEGLQGALSKLMGAGHISEPLVNDVVKDIQRALLSADVNVKLVLQLSNNIKQQALHTKPPAGASPKAHVLSVVYRELVGILGRGTTLTLGKHTIMLVGLQGSGKTSTTAKLARYFQRKGLRPYVICADTYRPGAYEQLSTLCERLAVPFYGEKDTKDAVGLVERGLKEAAGHDVVLIDTAGRHALESELIEEMKAIHAVSNPDHTFLVLDAALGQGASVQARAFNEAVGITGIIITKLDGTAKGGGALSAVAETGAPIAFIGTGETPDELEPFDPERFISKLLGMGDIQSLIERAQETLREDEIDVNKLVSGRFTLRDFYKQLEAMNKLGPLKQVMQMLPFGGMGIKLTEKDYEMTKSMLSKFKVIMDSMTSAELDDPKLIDQSRIVRIARGSGTTPEDVRALLKYYRTMQKAMKSLGSGRLTKSMMKRLGVQ, from the coding sequence GTGATGCTGGAAAAGCTGAGTGAGGGGTTGCAGGGTGCACTCTCCAAGCTGATGGGGGCAGGACACATAAGCGAACCCCTCGTAAACGACGTGGTCAAGGACATCCAGAGGGCACTGCTGAGTGCGGATGTGAACGTCAAGCTCGTGCTTCAGCTGTCCAACAACATAAAGCAGCAGGCACTGCACACCAAGCCACCCGCTGGAGCCTCTCCCAAGGCGCACGTTCTCAGTGTGGTGTACAGGGAGCTCGTGGGCATACTCGGCAGGGGCACCACTCTGACGCTCGGCAAGCACACCATCATGCTCGTGGGGCTGCAGGGCAGTGGAAAGACCTCCACCACAGCCAAGCTCGCTCGCTATTTTCAGAGGAAGGGGCTAAGGCCCTATGTGATATGTGCGGATACCTACCGTCCTGGGGCGTATGAGCAGCTCTCAACCCTGTGTGAGCGGCTTGCAGTGCCATTCTATGGCGAAAAGGACACAAAGGATGCCGTTGGGCTGGTGGAGCGAGGGCTCAAGGAGGCAGCTGGCCATGACGTGGTGCTCATCGATACCGCGGGAAGACATGCCCTCGAGAGTGAGCTCATCGAGGAGATGAAGGCAATCCATGCGGTATCCAATCCCGACCACACATTTCTCGTGCTGGATGCTGCCCTTGGGCAGGGGGCATCGGTGCAGGCGAGAGCATTCAACGAGGCGGTGGGCATCACGGGCATAATCATCACAAAGCTCGATGGCACGGCAAAGGGGGGTGGTGCCCTCTCGGCAGTTGCCGAGACTGGAGCGCCCATTGCCTTTATAGGGACTGGGGAGACCCCAGATGAGCTCGAGCCATTCGACCCGGAGAGGTTCATCTCCAAGCTGCTGGGCATGGGGGACATACAGTCGCTCATAGAGAGGGCGCAGGAGACCCTGAGAGAGGACGAGATTGACGTGAACAAGCTCGTGAGTGGAAGGTTCACCTTACGGGACTTCTACAAGCAGCTCGAGGCGATGAACAAGCTCGGTCCCCTAAAGCAGGTGATGCAGATGTTGCCCTTTGGTGGGATGGGCATCAAGCTCACTGAGAAGGACTATGAGATGACAAAGAGCATGCTCTCCAAGTTCAAGGTAATCATGGACTCGATGACCAGTGCAGAGCTCGATGACCCAAAGCTCATCGACCAGTCTCGCATCGTGCGCATTGCGAGGGGCTCTGGCACCACCCCTGAGGATGTGAGGGCACTGCTCAAGTACTACAGGACGATGCAAAAGGCGATGAAGAGCCTTGGGAGCGGAAGGCTCACAAAGTCCATGATGAAGAGGCTTGGGGTGCAGTAG
- a CDS encoding MFS transporter: MSEPMSQQDAGWMVLVYAGVFLIMGLSGVVVPILDILGGIPFWSSVLFSAYFGGALVSLIPFGVLTDRYGAQRTLAISLVLTTLSGIALSLFSDVAVLSVARLVEGVGCGAFFPPSLSMLSHLPKTKRRTGAFNLLLNAGLACGVILGGALALLTPKGGIYLFTLPMLLLTPYALLSLMRGGASSHSAQDVGDVVRASIGMFFSRQLVPLWVVCITTFGCTGAVIAMYPFYTAELLSRDVQGLALGGVYVGGILASLMAAYVPISSARMLRGGVLITALGTLLTIYTPLGPTVFGLGSGFVFVGAVVYASQMARRTAAPDGLMMGTLSTMVYLGFATLPLLFGMLHPMLSLPRLIGLNALIVLSTAVLSPWADDGHGRGA; the protein is encoded by the coding sequence TTGAGTGAGCCCATGAGCCAGCAGGATGCGGGCTGGATGGTGCTGGTGTATGCTGGAGTGTTCCTCATAATGGGGCTCTCTGGCGTCGTGGTGCCCATCCTGGACATTCTGGGCGGGATACCATTCTGGTCGAGCGTGCTGTTCTCAGCATACTTTGGAGGAGCGCTCGTATCCCTCATTCCCTTTGGCGTGCTCACCGACAGATACGGAGCACAAAGAACGCTCGCCATCAGTCTTGTGCTCACCACGCTCTCTGGCATCGCCCTCTCGCTGTTCTCGGACGTGGCGGTGCTCTCGGTTGCAAGGCTCGTGGAGGGAGTTGGATGCGGGGCATTTTTTCCTCCCAGCCTCTCGATGCTCTCGCATCTTCCCAAGACCAAGAGGCGAACGGGAGCATTCAACCTTCTGCTGAATGCAGGGCTTGCGTGTGGCGTCATTCTGGGCGGCGCGCTCGCCCTTCTCACCCCCAAGGGAGGCATATATCTGTTCACGCTGCCGATGCTGCTTCTTACCCCCTATGCACTGCTCTCCCTCATGAGAGGGGGGGCATCCTCGCATTCAGCTCAGGATGTGGGGGATGTGGTGCGAGCCTCAATTGGCATGTTTTTCAGCAGACAGCTCGTCCCCCTCTGGGTGGTGTGCATCACCACGTTTGGGTGCACTGGGGCCGTTATAGCCATGTATCCATTCTATACTGCGGAGTTGCTGTCCAGGGACGTACAGGGGCTTGCCCTTGGAGGGGTGTATGTGGGAGGGATACTCGCCTCCCTCATGGCAGCATACGTCCCCATCTCCTCTGCTCGCATGCTCAGGGGGGGAGTGCTCATTACGGCGCTGGGAACGCTCCTCACAATCTATACCCCCCTGGGTCCCACGGTGTTTGGGCTGGGCAGCGGGTTTGTATTCGTGGGTGCCGTGGTTTATGCCTCTCAGATGGCGAGAAGGACGGCTGCACCCGATGGTCTTATGATGGGCACGCTGAGCACCATGGTGTATTTGGGGTTTGCCACCCTGCCCCTCCTCTTTGGCATGCTGCATCCCATGCTTTCCCTCCCCAGACTCATAGGGCTAAATGCCCTCATTGTGCTGTCCACTGCGGTGCTGTCTCCATGGGCAGACGATGGGCATGGGAGGGGTGCATAA
- the tmk gene encoding dTMP kinase, which produces MRVAMAKNRGVLIAIEGIDGAGKSTQSVLLKRALEQRGYEVVLLKEPTNGVWGSKVRRLAQLGRHVSPEEELELFLRDREENAKQHIIPALESGRVVIMDRYYPSSMAYQGALGIDPQLIRERSERVAPVPDLVVVLDVPPEVGVSRILKRGERPNHFEEEEYLRAVRDVFRRIVEEGMGVLVDGTLSPQRVHARILELAMPLVEDC; this is translated from the coding sequence ATGAGGGTGGCGATGGCGAAGAACAGGGGTGTGCTGATAGCCATCGAGGGCATAGATGGAGCAGGAAAGAGCACTCAGTCCGTGCTGCTCAAGCGGGCTTTGGAGCAGCGGGGCTATGAGGTGGTGCTGCTAAAGGAGCCCACCAATGGTGTGTGGGGCTCAAAGGTCAGAAGGCTGGCACAGCTCGGAAGGCACGTGTCACCCGAGGAGGAGCTCGAACTCTTCTTGAGGGACAGGGAGGAAAATGCGAAGCAGCACATCATTCCCGCGCTTGAGAGCGGGCGTGTGGTGATAATGGACAGGTATTATCCATCGAGCATGGCGTATCAGGGCGCGCTCGGCATCGACCCCCAGCTCATACGGGAGAGGAGCGAGCGCGTAGCTCCGGTGCCAGATTTGGTGGTGGTGCTCGACGTGCCCCCAGAGGTAGGGGTGAGTAGAATACTGAAGAGGGGGGAGCGTCCCAACCACTTCGAGGAGGAGGAGTATCTGAGGGCAGTGAGGGATGTGTTCAGGCGCATTGTGGAGGAGGGGATGGGCGTGCTGGTGGATGGCACTCTCTCTCCTCAGAGGGTGCATGCCCGCATCTTAGAGCTGGCGATGCCCCTCGTGGAGGACTGTTAG
- a CDS encoding glutaredoxin family protein, whose product MLRAPVFGAERRGSFSRAMTCEYVYIDLMDEDEQQNVLEELAQYNPDCTVPTLVVGDEVIVGYEPERIRNALKLK is encoded by the coding sequence ATGCTGCGAGCACCTGTGTTTGGTGCAGAAAGACGAGGCAGCTTCTCGAGAGCAATGACGTGTGAGTATGTGTACATAGACCTAATGGATGAGGACGAGCAGCAGAACGTTCTCGAGGAGCTTGCACAGTATAACCCAGATTGCACCGTGCCCACGCTTGTCGTGGGGGACGAGGTGATCGTGGGCTATGAGCCAGAGAGGATAAGGAATGCACTCAAGCTGAAGTGA
- a CDS encoding DUF2111 domain-containing protein: protein MPKDDVRASKLRSIGIRISEDSNAESCIPIAMAVHYLTGLPVTMRSKNKPGVRIERGTVLDTEYDGPMLQRVFEENRVIRGIPSTGQYKGVPIVASPIRDAGGTVVAVIGMVDVVGSLDIGTLFYDYAHVLQQVSSYIEKSRK, encoded by the coding sequence ATGCCCAAAGACGATGTGCGGGCATCCAAGCTGCGCTCGATTGGAATACGCATAAGTGAGGATTCAAACGCAGAGAGCTGCATCCCCATTGCGATGGCCGTGCACTACCTCACGGGCCTGCCCGTGACGATGCGAAGCAAGAACAAGCCCGGCGTTCGAATAGAGAGGGGAACGGTGCTCGACACCGAGTATGACGGGCCCATGCTCCAGCGGGTGTTCGAGGAGAACAGAGTAATCAGGGGAATTCCCTCCACTGGACAGTACAAGGGTGTGCCAATCGTGGCATCCCCGATTCGAGATGCCGGTGGCACCGTGGTGGCAGTGATTGGGATGGTGGACGTGGTGGGAAGCCTGGACATTGGCACGCTGTTCTACGACTACGCCCATGTGCTCCAGCAGGTGAGCAGCTACATAGAAAAGAGCAGAAAATGA
- a CDS encoding DNA/RNA nuclease SfsA encodes MDARVPNMLEGFEEYRVVDRDHHVGTSRIDLLLAEPSYLLEVKSCTLVGHGIAMFPDAPTTRGARHVEKLTRFVDEGGRAGVMFVVQREDARSFSPNTSDVP; translated from the coding sequence GTGGATGCCAGAGTGCCCAACATGCTCGAGGGGTTCGAGGAATACAGGGTGGTGGACAGGGACCACCATGTGGGCACAAGTCGCATCGACCTGCTGCTCGCAGAGCCCTCCTATCTTCTGGAAGTAAAGTCGTGCACGCTCGTAGGGCACGGCATCGCGATGTTTCCGGATGCCCCGACCACAAGGGGAGCAAGGCACGTGGAGAAGCTCACACGGTTTGTGGACGAGGGGGGCAGGGCAGGGGTGATGTTCGTGGTGCAGAGGGAAGATGCCCGCTCCTTCTCGCCCAACACCTCAGATGTGCCCTGA